One stretch of Hemibagrus wyckioides isolate EC202008001 linkage group LG01, SWU_Hwy_1.0, whole genome shotgun sequence DNA includes these proteins:
- the epb41l3a gene encoding band 4.1-like protein 3a isoform X9 → MTTEPNSEVEGKPEQQGAGAAPPHTAPPIDDQLPPAAAHSTPVKKEQNGAREAGGAAQGKTDQQSTEDESTPYKSTSSKLSRSPIKVAKKPKNMQCKVTLLDGSDYTCVVEKRDKGQVLFDKVCEHLNLLERDYFGITFRDVENQKNWLDPAKDMKKQIRGVAWNFSFNVKFYPPDPAQLSEDITRYYLCLQLRDDVASGRLPCSFATHTVLGSYTVQSELGDYDPDEYSTNYVSEFHFAPNQTKELEEKVMELHKTYKGMMPSEAEMHFLENVKKLSMYGVDLHHAKLVGSFFECLSPAKGEDSEGVEIMLGVCSSGLLIYRDRLRINRFAWPKVLKISYKRNNFYIKIRPGEFEQFESTIGFKLPNHRAAKRLWKVCVEHHTFFRLVSPETPPKKFLTLGSKFRYSGRTQVQTRRASSQIVRPAPFFERSTSKRYIMSRSLDGEMGTALYGAAKGIAMSDLITTITPEKKAEEKKSEEEEVLLVENIVVEEEDETTKATEVSLPSPPTPVHPDTRTDFTDTAIDGDLTATESDQEDESEIRNQTKEDSEAVAEKVEVASGTEQQDSQDDMKDDVESDGWVIISKVSPKVPEKTNIVSYKVVGITNTVTADEALGDVALKKASAIQQEVREKAFAIGKSYDTTTGKIMTNTKEDDFPSPTVVKKFSDQTSITTVKIIPVSTEKHEPAILTSIEAVTAPVITVKEEARTLSPSETTGVVKMVVSVCSSEETEEEKKAEVKLLTDSSVREAITTTPRSPLRSPLRSPLKSPSKSVELGLSPSPGPYLTKTSPTARVPKPTFDEMSPELTALLKSAHEQISTWSSSTTTTGQTRAIFKTSTGPERTPQQPADTQKLPEKDQAGEEKQAVEPQQCTVSEKSQVSSVLQTEVITFSSALSGETERLVPEEMPVIHTEMKTITYEALQGDTAGDTEPGILMSAQTITSETTSTTTTTHITKTVKGGVSETRIEKRIVISGDADIDHDEALAQAIKEAKEQHPDMSVTKVVVHKETEITPEDGEE, encoded by the exons ATGACGACAGAGCCAAATTCGGAGGTAGAAGGCAAGCCGGAGCAGCAGGGGGCAGGTGCGGCACCGCCCCACACAGCCCCACCCATCGACGACCAGCTTCCACCTGCAGCTGCCCACAGCACGCCAGTTAAAAAAGAGCAG AACGGTGCGAGAGAGGCAGGAGGTGCTGCACAGGGGAAAACCGATCAGCAGTCGACCGAGGACGAGTCCACCCCCTACAAGTCCACTTCCAGCAAGCTGTCTAGGTCTCCCATCAAGGTGGCCAAGAAGCCCAAAAACATGCAGTGCAAAGTCACGCTTCTCGATGGCTCCGACTACACCTGTGTGGTAGAA AAACGAGACAAAGGCCAGGTGCTTTTTGACAAAGTCTGTGAGCATCTCAACCTTCTGGAGAGGGACTACTTTGGTATCACATTCCGGGATGTAGAAAATCAAAAG AACTGGTTGGATCCAGCCAAAGACATGAAGAAGCAAATCAGGG gagTTGCCTGGAATTTTTCCTTCAATGTGAAGTTTTATCCTCCAGACCCTGCTCAGCTCTCTGAGGACATCACAAG GTATTACCTGTGTCTGCAGTTGAGAGATGATGTAGCATCAGGTCGCCTTCCTTGCTCCTttgctacacacacagtactcgGGTCATATACAGTCCAGTCAGAACTTGGAGATTACGATCCGGATGAGTACAGCACCAACTATGTCAGTGAGTTCCACTTCGCTCCAAACCAAACCAAGGAACTCGAAGAGAAGGTCATGGAGCTCCACAAGACCTACAA AGGGATGATGCCATCTGAGGCTGAAATGCACTTCCTAGAGAATGTCAAAAAGCTGTCTATGTACGGAGTGGACCTCCATCACGCCAAG TTGGTAGGAAGCTTCTTTGAGTGCTTGTCTCCAGCTAAAGGAGAG GATTCAGAGGGGGTGGAGATAATGCTTGGAGTGTGTTCATCTGGCCTGCTCATCTACCGAGACCGGCTGCGAATCAACAGGTTTGCTTGGCCCAAAGTCCTCAAAATCTCCTACAAGAGAAATAACTTCTACATCAAAATTCGACCTGGAGAG TTCGAGCAGTTCGAAAGCACGATTGGCTTTAAACTTCCCAACCACAGAGCAGCTAAGAGACTCTGGAAGGTTTGCGTGGAGCACCACACCTTTTTCAG GTTGGTATCTCCTGAAACTCCACCTAAGAAGTTCCTGACTCTTGGTTCCAAGTTCCGCTACAGTGGCCGAACCCAGGTCCAAACGAGACGGGCCAGTTCACAAATAGTTCGCCCTGCTCCCTTCTTTGAGCGTTCTACCAGCAAACGCTACATCATGTCCCGCAGTCTAGATGGAG agatGGGCACAGCATTGTACGGGGCTGCAAAGGGCATCGCCATGAGTGACCTCATCACCACAATTACACCAGAGAAAAAGGCAGAGGAGAAGAAGTCGGAAGAGGAGGAAGTTCTGCTCGTAGAAAATATCGTCGTGGAGGAGGAAGACGAGACGACCAAGGCTACAGAAGTATCCCTGCCAAGTCCACCAACTCCTGTCCATCCAGACACAAGG ACTGATTTTACAGACACTGCTATCGATGGTGACTTGACTGCTACTGAG TCGGATCAGGAAGACGAATCTGAAATAAGGAACCAG ACCAAAGAGGATTCAGAAGCAGTGGCTGAGAAAGTGGAGGTTGCTAGTGGTACAGAACAACAGGACAGCCAGGACGACATGAAAGATGATGTG GAGTCTGATGGTTGGGTAATTATAAGCAAGGTTTCACCTAAGGTACCTGAAAAGACAAACATAGTCAGCTACAAAGTAGTGGGCATTACTAACACTGTTACTGCTGACGAGGCTTTGGGAGACGTAGCTCTCAAAAAGGCATCAGCCATACAGCAGGAAGTACGTGAAAAGGCATTCGCAATCGGCAAGTCTTATGACACTACAACAGGGAAGATCATGACCAACACCAAAGAAGACGATTTTCCTTCCCCGACAGTAGTGAAGAAATTCTCAGATCAAACTAGCATCACAACTGTGAAGATCATACCGGTCTCCACTGAGAAGCACGAACCTGCAATCCTGACTAGCATAGAAGCCGTAACAGCACCCGTGATCACAGTAAAGGAAGAAGCAAGGACCCTTTCTCCCTCTGAGACTACAGGCGTTGTGAAAATGGTAGTGTCTGTCTGCTCTAGTGAGGAAACCGAAGAGGAGAAAAAGGCTGAAGTGAAGCTACTTACAGATTCCTCAGTGAGGGAAGCAATCACCACTACGCCCAGATCCCCTCTAAGGTCCCCGCTTAGATCTCCACTCAAATCTCCATCGAAGTCAGTGGAATTGGGTTTGAGCCCCAGTCCAGGCCCTTATCTAACCAAAACATCTCCAACAGCCAGAGTG CCTAAGCCCACATTCGATGAGATGTCTCCGGAGCTCACTGCTCTGTTAAAGTCTGCTCATGAGCAAATCAGCACCTGGTCCTCCTCCACAACAACTACTGGGCAAACTCGGGCCATCTTTAAG ACATCTACCGGTCCTGAGAGGACTCCTCAACAGCCAGCAGATACTCAGAAACTTCCAGAAAAAGACCAGGCAGGAGAAGAGAAACAGGCAGTTGAACCACAGCAGTGTACCGTATCGGAAAAGTCACAG GTTTCATCAGTGCTCCAAACAGAGGTCATAACCTTTAGCAGTGCATTGTCAGGTGAGACGGAGAGACTGGTGCCAGAGGAAATGCCAGTGATCCATACGGAAATGAAGACCATAACATATGAGGCTCTGCAG GGTGATACAGCAGGTGACACAGAGCCGGGGATTCTGATGAGtgcacagaccatcacctccgAAACCACCAGTACAACCACCACCACGCATATCACTAAG ACTGTGAAAGGAGGTGTTTCTGAAACCAGGATTGAGAAACGTATCGTCATCTCAGGGGACGCAGACATCGACCATGATGAG GCCCTGGCTCAGGCCATTAAAGAAGCCAAAGAGCAGCACCCTGACATGTCAGTGACCAAAGTAGTGGTCCACAAAGAGACTGAAATCACACCTGAAGATGGCGAGGAGTGA
- the epb41l3a gene encoding band 4.1-like protein 3a isoform X14 encodes MTTEPNSEVEGKPEQQGAGAAPPHTAPPIDDQLPPAAAHSTPVKKEQNGAREAGGAAQGKTDQQSTEDESTPYKSTSSKLSRSPIKVAKKPKNMQCKVTLLDGSDYTCVVEKRDKGQVLFDKVCEHLNLLERDYFGITFRDVENQKNWLDPAKDMKKQIRGVAWNFSFNVKFYPPDPAQLSEDITRYYLCLQLRDDVASGRLPCSFATHTVLGSYTVQSELGDYDPDEYSTNYVSEFHFAPNQTKELEEKVMELHKTYKGMMPSEAEMHFLENVKKLSMYGVDLHHAKLVGSFFECLSPAKGEDSEGVEIMLGVCSSGLLIYRDRLRINRFAWPKVLKISYKRNNFYIKIRPGEFEQFESTIGFKLPNHRAAKRLWKVCVEHHTFFRLVSPETPPKKFLTLGSKFRYSGRTQVQTRRASSQIVRPAPFFERSTSKRYIMSRSLDGEMGTALYGAAKGIAMSDLITTITPEKKAEEKKSEEEEVLLVENIVVEEEDETTKATEVSLPSPPTPVHPDTRTDFTDTAIDGDLTATEQSDQEDESEIRNQPSFIRRIKGENVFIRHSRLMLEEVDKTPEELVKHQTNISELKRTFLEGGTNKSGLTEWEKRLSSSPLRSPRLDEAPMIEPLVPEDTKEDSEAVAEKVEVASGTEQQDSQDDMKDDVTSTGPERTPQQPADTQKLPEKDQAGEEKQAVEPQQCTVSEKSQVSSVLQTEVITFSSALSGETERLVPEEMPVIHTEMKTITYEALQGDTAGDTEPGILMSAQTITSETTSTTTTTHITKTVKGGVSETRIEKRIVISGDADIDHDEALAQAIKEAKEQHPDMSVTKVVVHKETEITPEDGEE; translated from the exons ATGACGACAGAGCCAAATTCGGAGGTAGAAGGCAAGCCGGAGCAGCAGGGGGCAGGTGCGGCACCGCCCCACACAGCCCCACCCATCGACGACCAGCTTCCACCTGCAGCTGCCCACAGCACGCCAGTTAAAAAAGAGCAG AACGGTGCGAGAGAGGCAGGAGGTGCTGCACAGGGGAAAACCGATCAGCAGTCGACCGAGGACGAGTCCACCCCCTACAAGTCCACTTCCAGCAAGCTGTCTAGGTCTCCCATCAAGGTGGCCAAGAAGCCCAAAAACATGCAGTGCAAAGTCACGCTTCTCGATGGCTCCGACTACACCTGTGTGGTAGAA AAACGAGACAAAGGCCAGGTGCTTTTTGACAAAGTCTGTGAGCATCTCAACCTTCTGGAGAGGGACTACTTTGGTATCACATTCCGGGATGTAGAAAATCAAAAG AACTGGTTGGATCCAGCCAAAGACATGAAGAAGCAAATCAGGG gagTTGCCTGGAATTTTTCCTTCAATGTGAAGTTTTATCCTCCAGACCCTGCTCAGCTCTCTGAGGACATCACAAG GTATTACCTGTGTCTGCAGTTGAGAGATGATGTAGCATCAGGTCGCCTTCCTTGCTCCTttgctacacacacagtactcgGGTCATATACAGTCCAGTCAGAACTTGGAGATTACGATCCGGATGAGTACAGCACCAACTATGTCAGTGAGTTCCACTTCGCTCCAAACCAAACCAAGGAACTCGAAGAGAAGGTCATGGAGCTCCACAAGACCTACAA AGGGATGATGCCATCTGAGGCTGAAATGCACTTCCTAGAGAATGTCAAAAAGCTGTCTATGTACGGAGTGGACCTCCATCACGCCAAG TTGGTAGGAAGCTTCTTTGAGTGCTTGTCTCCAGCTAAAGGAGAG GATTCAGAGGGGGTGGAGATAATGCTTGGAGTGTGTTCATCTGGCCTGCTCATCTACCGAGACCGGCTGCGAATCAACAGGTTTGCTTGGCCCAAAGTCCTCAAAATCTCCTACAAGAGAAATAACTTCTACATCAAAATTCGACCTGGAGAG TTCGAGCAGTTCGAAAGCACGATTGGCTTTAAACTTCCCAACCACAGAGCAGCTAAGAGACTCTGGAAGGTTTGCGTGGAGCACCACACCTTTTTCAG GTTGGTATCTCCTGAAACTCCACCTAAGAAGTTCCTGACTCTTGGTTCCAAGTTCCGCTACAGTGGCCGAACCCAGGTCCAAACGAGACGGGCCAGTTCACAAATAGTTCGCCCTGCTCCCTTCTTTGAGCGTTCTACCAGCAAACGCTACATCATGTCCCGCAGTCTAGATGGAG agatGGGCACAGCATTGTACGGGGCTGCAAAGGGCATCGCCATGAGTGACCTCATCACCACAATTACACCAGAGAAAAAGGCAGAGGAGAAGAAGTCGGAAGAGGAGGAAGTTCTGCTCGTAGAAAATATCGTCGTGGAGGAGGAAGACGAGACGACCAAGGCTACAGAAGTATCCCTGCCAAGTCCACCAACTCCTGTCCATCCAGACACAAGG ACTGATTTTACAGACACTGCTATCGATGGTGACTTGACTGCTACTGAG CAGTCGGATCAGGAAGACGAATCTGAAATAAGGAACCAG CCCAGTTTTATAAGGAGAATTAAAGGAGAAAATGTGTTTATCAGACATAGTAGACTGATGCTGGAG GAGGTGGATAAAACACCTGAAGAGCTGGTCAAACACCAGACCAATATTAGTGAGCTGAAAAGGACTTTCCTGGAAGGAGGCACTAATAAATCAGGTTTAACAGAGTGGGAGAAGCGTCTCTCCTCATCCCCCCTGCGATCCCCCCGGCTGGACGAGGCTCCTATGATTGAACCCCTAGTGCCTGAGGAT ACCAAAGAGGATTCAGAAGCAGTGGCTGAGAAAGTGGAGGTTGCTAGTGGTACAGAACAACAGGACAGCCAGGACGACATGAAAGATGATGTG ACATCTACCGGTCCTGAGAGGACTCCTCAACAGCCAGCAGATACTCAGAAACTTCCAGAAAAAGACCAGGCAGGAGAAGAGAAACAGGCAGTTGAACCACAGCAGTGTACCGTATCGGAAAAGTCACAG GTTTCATCAGTGCTCCAAACAGAGGTCATAACCTTTAGCAGTGCATTGTCAGGTGAGACGGAGAGACTGGTGCCAGAGGAAATGCCAGTGATCCATACGGAAATGAAGACCATAACATATGAGGCTCTGCAG GGTGATACAGCAGGTGACACAGAGCCGGGGATTCTGATGAGtgcacagaccatcacctccgAAACCACCAGTACAACCACCACCACGCATATCACTAAG ACTGTGAAAGGAGGTGTTTCTGAAACCAGGATTGAGAAACGTATCGTCATCTCAGGGGACGCAGACATCGACCATGATGAG GCCCTGGCTCAGGCCATTAAAGAAGCCAAAGAGCAGCACCCTGACATGTCAGTGACCAAAGTAGTGGTCCACAAAGAGACTGAAATCACACCTGAAGATGGCGAGGAGTGA
- the epb41l3a gene encoding band 4.1-like protein 3a isoform X12, translating to MTTEPNSEVEGKPEQQGAGAAPPHTAPPIDDQLPPAAAHSTPVKKEQNGAREAGGAAQGKTDQQSTEDESTPYKSTSSKLSRSPIKVAKKPKNMQCKVTLLDGSDYTCVVEKRDKGQVLFDKVCEHLNLLERDYFGITFRDVENQKNWLDPAKDMKKQIRGVAWNFSFNVKFYPPDPAQLSEDITRYYLCLQLRDDVASGRLPCSFATHTVLGSYTVQSELGDYDPDEYSTNYVSEFHFAPNQTKELEEKVMELHKTYKGMMPSEAEMHFLENVKKLSMYGVDLHHAKLVGSFFECLSPAKGEDSEGVEIMLGVCSSGLLIYRDRLRINRFAWPKVLKISYKRNNFYIKIRPGEFEQFESTIGFKLPNHRAAKRLWKVCVEHHTFFRLVSPETPPKKFLTLGSKFRYSGRTQVQTRRASSQIVRPAPFFERSTSKRYIMSRSLDGEMGTALYGAAKGIAMSDLITTITPEKKAEEKKSEEEEVLLVENIVVEEEDETTKATEVSLPSPPTPVHPDTRTKEDSEAVAEKVEVASGTEQQDSQDDMKDDVESDGWVIISKVSPKVPEKTNIVSYKVVGITNTVTADEALGDVALKKASAIQQEVREKAFAIGKSYDTTTGKIMTNTKEDDFPSPTVVKKFSDQTSITTVKIIPVSTEKHEPAILTSIEAVTAPVITVKEEARTLSPSETTGVVKMVVSVCSSEETEEEKKAEVKLLTDSSVREAITTTPRSPLRSPLRSPLKSPSKSVELGLSPSPGPYLTKTSPTARVPKPTFDEMSPELTALLKSAHEQISTWSSSTTTTGQTRAIFKTSTGPERTPQQPADTQKLPEKDQAGEEKQAVEPQQCTVSEKSQVSSVLQTEVITFSSALSGETERLVPEEMPVIHTEMKTITYEALQGDTAGDTEPGILMSAQTITSETTSTTTTTHITKTVKGGVSETRIEKRIVISGDADIDHDEALAQAIKEAKEQHPDMSVTKVVVHKETEITPEDGEE from the exons ATGACGACAGAGCCAAATTCGGAGGTAGAAGGCAAGCCGGAGCAGCAGGGGGCAGGTGCGGCACCGCCCCACACAGCCCCACCCATCGACGACCAGCTTCCACCTGCAGCTGCCCACAGCACGCCAGTTAAAAAAGAGCAG AACGGTGCGAGAGAGGCAGGAGGTGCTGCACAGGGGAAAACCGATCAGCAGTCGACCGAGGACGAGTCCACCCCCTACAAGTCCACTTCCAGCAAGCTGTCTAGGTCTCCCATCAAGGTGGCCAAGAAGCCCAAAAACATGCAGTGCAAAGTCACGCTTCTCGATGGCTCCGACTACACCTGTGTGGTAGAA AAACGAGACAAAGGCCAGGTGCTTTTTGACAAAGTCTGTGAGCATCTCAACCTTCTGGAGAGGGACTACTTTGGTATCACATTCCGGGATGTAGAAAATCAAAAG AACTGGTTGGATCCAGCCAAAGACATGAAGAAGCAAATCAGGG gagTTGCCTGGAATTTTTCCTTCAATGTGAAGTTTTATCCTCCAGACCCTGCTCAGCTCTCTGAGGACATCACAAG GTATTACCTGTGTCTGCAGTTGAGAGATGATGTAGCATCAGGTCGCCTTCCTTGCTCCTttgctacacacacagtactcgGGTCATATACAGTCCAGTCAGAACTTGGAGATTACGATCCGGATGAGTACAGCACCAACTATGTCAGTGAGTTCCACTTCGCTCCAAACCAAACCAAGGAACTCGAAGAGAAGGTCATGGAGCTCCACAAGACCTACAA AGGGATGATGCCATCTGAGGCTGAAATGCACTTCCTAGAGAATGTCAAAAAGCTGTCTATGTACGGAGTGGACCTCCATCACGCCAAG TTGGTAGGAAGCTTCTTTGAGTGCTTGTCTCCAGCTAAAGGAGAG GATTCAGAGGGGGTGGAGATAATGCTTGGAGTGTGTTCATCTGGCCTGCTCATCTACCGAGACCGGCTGCGAATCAACAGGTTTGCTTGGCCCAAAGTCCTCAAAATCTCCTACAAGAGAAATAACTTCTACATCAAAATTCGACCTGGAGAG TTCGAGCAGTTCGAAAGCACGATTGGCTTTAAACTTCCCAACCACAGAGCAGCTAAGAGACTCTGGAAGGTTTGCGTGGAGCACCACACCTTTTTCAG GTTGGTATCTCCTGAAACTCCACCTAAGAAGTTCCTGACTCTTGGTTCCAAGTTCCGCTACAGTGGCCGAACCCAGGTCCAAACGAGACGGGCCAGTTCACAAATAGTTCGCCCTGCTCCCTTCTTTGAGCGTTCTACCAGCAAACGCTACATCATGTCCCGCAGTCTAGATGGAG agatGGGCACAGCATTGTACGGGGCTGCAAAGGGCATCGCCATGAGTGACCTCATCACCACAATTACACCAGAGAAAAAGGCAGAGGAGAAGAAGTCGGAAGAGGAGGAAGTTCTGCTCGTAGAAAATATCGTCGTGGAGGAGGAAGACGAGACGACCAAGGCTACAGAAGTATCCCTGCCAAGTCCACCAACTCCTGTCCATCCAGACACAAGG ACCAAAGAGGATTCAGAAGCAGTGGCTGAGAAAGTGGAGGTTGCTAGTGGTACAGAACAACAGGACAGCCAGGACGACATGAAAGATGATGTG GAGTCTGATGGTTGGGTAATTATAAGCAAGGTTTCACCTAAGGTACCTGAAAAGACAAACATAGTCAGCTACAAAGTAGTGGGCATTACTAACACTGTTACTGCTGACGAGGCTTTGGGAGACGTAGCTCTCAAAAAGGCATCAGCCATACAGCAGGAAGTACGTGAAAAGGCATTCGCAATCGGCAAGTCTTATGACACTACAACAGGGAAGATCATGACCAACACCAAAGAAGACGATTTTCCTTCCCCGACAGTAGTGAAGAAATTCTCAGATCAAACTAGCATCACAACTGTGAAGATCATACCGGTCTCCACTGAGAAGCACGAACCTGCAATCCTGACTAGCATAGAAGCCGTAACAGCACCCGTGATCACAGTAAAGGAAGAAGCAAGGACCCTTTCTCCCTCTGAGACTACAGGCGTTGTGAAAATGGTAGTGTCTGTCTGCTCTAGTGAGGAAACCGAAGAGGAGAAAAAGGCTGAAGTGAAGCTACTTACAGATTCCTCAGTGAGGGAAGCAATCACCACTACGCCCAGATCCCCTCTAAGGTCCCCGCTTAGATCTCCACTCAAATCTCCATCGAAGTCAGTGGAATTGGGTTTGAGCCCCAGTCCAGGCCCTTATCTAACCAAAACATCTCCAACAGCCAGAGTG CCTAAGCCCACATTCGATGAGATGTCTCCGGAGCTCACTGCTCTGTTAAAGTCTGCTCATGAGCAAATCAGCACCTGGTCCTCCTCCACAACAACTACTGGGCAAACTCGGGCCATCTTTAAG ACATCTACCGGTCCTGAGAGGACTCCTCAACAGCCAGCAGATACTCAGAAACTTCCAGAAAAAGACCAGGCAGGAGAAGAGAAACAGGCAGTTGAACCACAGCAGTGTACCGTATCGGAAAAGTCACAG GTTTCATCAGTGCTCCAAACAGAGGTCATAACCTTTAGCAGTGCATTGTCAGGTGAGACGGAGAGACTGGTGCCAGAGGAAATGCCAGTGATCCATACGGAAATGAAGACCATAACATATGAGGCTCTGCAG GGTGATACAGCAGGTGACACAGAGCCGGGGATTCTGATGAGtgcacagaccatcacctccgAAACCACCAGTACAACCACCACCACGCATATCACTAAG ACTGTGAAAGGAGGTGTTTCTGAAACCAGGATTGAGAAACGTATCGTCATCTCAGGGGACGCAGACATCGACCATGATGAG GCCCTGGCTCAGGCCATTAAAGAAGCCAAAGAGCAGCACCCTGACATGTCAGTGACCAAAGTAGTGGTCCACAAAGAGACTGAAATCACACCTGAAGATGGCGAGGAGTGA